From the Mangifera indica cultivar Alphonso chromosome 10, CATAS_Mindica_2.1, whole genome shotgun sequence genome, one window contains:
- the LOC123227649 gene encoding kinesin-like protein KIN-UC isoform X2 — MATVRASQRPSASEKPLHNHIPSHSLSKSLNNTPSNHHSTPPPRSSKDRPASSRRSVTPNSRTLSNNSNNNDDEDSGRVRVAVRLRPRNAEDLVLDADFADCVELQPELKRLKLRKNNWSSESYRFDEVFTETASQRRVYEVVAKPVVESVLDGYNGTIMAYGQTGTGKTYTVGRLGKEDASERGIMVRALEDIIAGTSLSSDGVEVSYLQLYMESIQDLFAPEKINIPVYEDSKTGEVSLPGATVVKVRDLDHFLELLQVGEANRHAANTKLNTESSRSHAILMVYVRRSIQENVNEITSQQKGTRTDLPGSNIPIVRKSKLLIVDLAGSERIDKSGSEGALLEEAKFINLSLTSLGKCINALAENSPHIPTRDSKLTRLLRDSFGGSAKTSLIVTIGPSARHHAETTSTIMFGQRAMKIVNMVKLKEEYDYESLCRKLETQVDQLIAEIERQQKIQENDKNELEKQLRGYCNSFDEEKKNLVTQVEDLTAEIEKQQKLRENDKYEFEKQLREYQDSYDEARKHLASRCELLEKENAQLGLGMKDFLSELNCQKDNNNLMCDKVSQLETSLKNSKKVLVDTTQMYEKKISELMKQIDIECIRSESAEEQLDIMKKLVNDHEKTIKMYETKIAELIKQLDIECTCSESAEEQLSVMKKGMNDHQRSMKQYEVENSMYQKALADTTQLYEKKIAELNKKVEDEHTRLEVVQEELDLTKKLLNDYENSVQEQNEINELRVKLQEMYQLHESTVNELQSLKSEFKNLLDEKERMSEEIQGARQRLLVEEKQRKALEYELVKPKKTAPENEDDFEDKKPYVKDYVGKGSPGAVTSMGLRRSNQSRDVQSGQRATIAKICDEVGLPKIVQLLTSEDPDVQIHAVKVVANLAAEDINQEKIVEEGGLDALLSLLQSSQNPTILRVASGAIANLAMNEMNQGLIMSRGGARLLAKTAARTDDPQTLRMVAGALGNLCGNEKLHVMLKEDGAIKTLLEMVKSGNGDVIAQIARGLANFAKCESRGIFHGYRKGRSLLMDEGALQWLISSCTISSASTRRHVELALCHLAQNEDNTRDFITSGGAKELVRISVESSREDICNLAKKTLKLNPKLQAD, encoded by the exons ATGGCTACGGTGAGAGCATCTCAGAGACCTTCGGCTTCGGAAAAACCTCTACATAATCACATTCCTTCGCATTCTTTGTCAAAAAGCCTGAACAATACTCCTTCCAATCATCACTCTACTCCTCCTCCTCGTTCGTCTAAAGACAGACCCGCTTCTTCTAGACGTTCTGTCACTCCCAATTCTCGGACTCTTTCTaacaacagcaacaacaatGATGATGAAG ATTCTGGAAGGGTAAGGGTTGCTGTTAGACTTCGACCAAGAAATGCTGAGGATCTTGTCCTTGATGCTGATTTTGCTGATTGTGTGGAGCTGCAGCCTGAG CTGAAGCGATTGAAGTTGAGAAAAAACAACTGGAGTAGCGAGTCTTACAGATTTGATGAAGTATTTACTGAAACTGCCTCGCAAAGGCGTGTCTATGAAGTGGTAGCAAAACCTGTAGTTGAG AGTGTATTGGATGGATATAATGGAACAATCATGGCCTATGGTCAAACAGGTACTGGAAAAACTTACACAGTTGGTAGACTGGGTAAAGAAGATGCATCTGAACGTGGTATTATGGTTAGAGCTTTAGAAGACATTATTGCCGGTACATCCCTTTCTTCTGATGGCGTGGAAGTCTCTTATTTACAG TTATACATGGAATCCATACAAGATTTGTTTGCACCAGAAAAGATTAATATCCCAGTTTATGAAGACTCCAAGACTGGAGAAGTCTCGTTGCCTGGTGCAACAGTTGTTAAAGTTCGAGATCTTGATCATTTTTTAGAGCTCCTGCAAGTTGGTGAAGCAAATCGACATGCAGCCAACACAAAGCTCAATACAGAATCATCACGCAGCCATGCAATTCTAATG GTTTATGTTCGAAGATCTATCCAGGAAAATGTAAATGAAATTACTTCTCAACAGAAAGGTACAAGAACTGATTTACCAGGTAGTAACATACCTATAGTTCGAAAAAGCAAGTTGCTGATTGTAGATCTGGCCGGTTCCGAAAGAATAGACAAATCTG GCAGTGAAGGTGCCTTGCTTGAAGAGGCTAAGTTCATTAATCTTTCTCTTACATCCCTTGGCAAATGTATAAATGCATTGGCTGAGAACAGTCCACATATACCTACAAGGGATTCTAAATTGACAAGATTGCTTCGGGATTCTTTTGGAG GTTCCGCAAAGACTTCATTGATAGTAACAATTGGTCCGTCTGCACGTCATCATGCAGAGACCACAAGCACTATTATGTTTGGACAAAGG GCAATGAAAATAGTGAATATGGTAAAACTTAAGGAAGAGTATGATTATGAAAGTTTATGCCGGAAACTTGAGACTCAAGTAGACCAGCTTATTGCGGAAATTGAAAGGCAACAGAAGATTCAGGAAAATGACAAGAATGAGTTAGAAAAGCAGCTTAGAGGGTATTGCAATTCctttgatgaagaaaaaaaaaatctagtcaCTCAAGTAGAAGATCTTACTGCAGAAATTGAAAAGCAACAGAAGTTgagagaaaatgacaagtatGAGTTTGAAAAGCAACTCAGAGAGTATCAAGACTCTTATGATGAAGCAAGAAAACATCTAGCCTCAAGGTGTGAG TTACTGGAGAAGGAAAATGCTCAACTAGGATTGGGGATGAAGGACTTTTTAAGTGAATTAAACTGtcaaaaagataataataactTGATGTGTGATAAGGTTTCACAACTAGaaacaagtttgaaaaatagcaaG AAGGTACTGGTTGATACCACCCAGATGTATGAGAAGAAAATATCAGAATTAATGAAGCAGATAGACATTGAATGCATCCGCTCTGAAAGTGCCGAAGAACAACTCGACATAATGAAGAAACTGGTGAATGATCATGAGAAGACAATAAAGATGTATGAGACAAAAATAGCAGAACTAATCAAGCAGCTGGACATCGAGTGTACCTGCTCTGAAAGTGCTGAAGAACAACTCAGTGTAATGAAGAAGGGGATGAATGATCACCAAAGGTCAATGAAG CAATACGAGGTTGAGAATTCTATGTATCAGAAGGCACTTGCTGACACTACTCAGTTGTATGAGAAGAAAATAGCAGAGCTGAATAAGAAAGTAGAGGATGAGCATACCCGTCTTGAAGTGGTGCAAGAGGAGTTGGACCTGACAAAGAAGCTTCTGAATGATTATGAGAACTCAGTGCAG GAGCAGAACGAGATTAATGAACTTCGGGTGAAGTTACAGGAAATGTATCAGCTGCATGAATCTACTGTTAATGAACTTCAATCCTTGAAATCAGAATTTAAAAATCTACTTGACGAAAAG GAAAGAATGAGTGAAGAGATCCAAGGTGCTAGGCAAAGACTTTTAGTTGAAGAGAAGCAGAGGAAGGCTTTGGAATATGAGCTGGTCAAACCAAAGAAGACTGCACCAGAAAATGAAGATGACTTTGAG gaCAAGAAACCGTATGTGAAGGATTACGTCGGTAAAGGATCCCCAGGAGCTGTTACTTCGATGGGCTTACGCAGGTCAAATCAATCAAGAGATGTGCAATCTGGTCAGAGGGCCACAATTGCCAAGATATGTGATGAAG TTGGGCTTCCAAAGATAGTACAGTTGTTAACATCTGAGGATCCAGACGTGCAAATCCATGCTGTGAAAGTGGTTGCCAATCTTGCTGCTGAAG ATATTAATCAAGAGAAAATAGTGGAGGAAGGTGGTTTGGATGCTTTACTTTCGCTGTTACAATCATCCCAAAATCCAACTATTCTTAGAGTGGCTTCTGGTGCGATTGCCAATTTGGCAATGAATG AGATGAATCAAGGCCTAATAATGAGCAGAGGAGGTGCTCGGCTACTAGCAAAGACAGCAGCCAGAACTGATGATCCACAAACTCTTAGAATGGTAGCTGGTGCACTTGGTAATCTTTGCGGAAATG AAAAATTGCACGTGATGCTTAAAGAAGATGGCGCCATCAAAACACTTTTGGAAATGGTAAAATCTGGGAATGGTGATGTCATTGCACAGATTGCTAGAGGATTGGCTAACTTTGCAAAATGTGAATCACGAGGAATCTTTCATG GATACAGAAAGGGGCGTTCACTTCTAATGGATGAGGGTGCTCTCCAGTGGTTGATTTCCAGTTGTACTATCAGCTCAGCTTCAACCCGGCGCCATGTTGAGCTTGCCCTTTGTCATTTAGCACAAAACG AGGACAATACTAGAGACTTCATAACCAGTGGTGGGGCGAAAGAACTTGTACGAATATCGGTTGAATCAAGTAGGGAAGATATCTGCAACCTAGCGAAGAAGACACTTAAGTTGAATCCAAAATTGCAAGCCGACTGA
- the LOC123227649 gene encoding kinesin-like protein KIN-UC isoform X1, with the protein MATVRASQRPSASEKPLHNHIPSHSLSKSLNNTPSNHHSTPPPRSSKDRPASSRRSVTPNSRTLSNNSNNNDDEDSGRVRVAVRLRPRNAEDLVLDADFADCVELQPELKRLKLRKNNWSSESYRFDEVFTETASQRRVYEVVAKPVVESVLDGYNGTIMAYGQTGTGKTYTVGRLGKEDASERGIMVRALEDIIAGTSLSSDGVEVSYLQLYMESIQDLFAPEKINIPVYEDSKTGEVSLPGATVVKVRDLDHFLELLQVGEANRHAANTKLNTESSRSHAILMVYVRRSIQENVNEITSQQKGTRTDLPGSNIPIVRKSKLLIVDLAGSERIDKSGSEGALLEEAKFINLSLTSLGKCINALAENSPHIPTRDSKLTRLLRDSFGGSAKTSLIVTIGPSARHHAETTSTIMFGQRAMKIVNMVKLKEEYDYESLCRKLETQVDQLIAEIERQQKIQENDKNELEKQLRGYCNSFDEEKKNLVTQVEDLTAEIEKQQKLRENDKYEFEKQLREYQDSYDEARKHLASRCELLEKENAQLGLGMKDFLSELNCQKDNNNLMCDKVSQLETSLKNSKQHQLENSTYQKVLVDTTQMYEKKISELMKQIDIECIRSESAEEQLDIMKKLVNDHEKTIKMYETKIAELIKQLDIECTCSESAEEQLSVMKKGMNDHQRSMKQYEVENSMYQKALADTTQLYEKKIAELNKKVEDEHTRLEVVQEELDLTKKLLNDYENSVQEQNEINELRVKLQEMYQLHESTVNELQSLKSEFKNLLDEKERMSEEIQGARQRLLVEEKQRKALEYELVKPKKTAPENEDDFEDKKPYVKDYVGKGSPGAVTSMGLRRSNQSRDVQSGQRATIAKICDEVGLPKIVQLLTSEDPDVQIHAVKVVANLAAEDINQEKIVEEGGLDALLSLLQSSQNPTILRVASGAIANLAMNEMNQGLIMSRGGARLLAKTAARTDDPQTLRMVAGALGNLCGNEKLHVMLKEDGAIKTLLEMVKSGNGDVIAQIARGLANFAKCESRGIFHGYRKGRSLLMDEGALQWLISSCTISSASTRRHVELALCHLAQNEDNTRDFITSGGAKELVRISVESSREDICNLAKKTLKLNPKLQAD; encoded by the exons ATGGCTACGGTGAGAGCATCTCAGAGACCTTCGGCTTCGGAAAAACCTCTACATAATCACATTCCTTCGCATTCTTTGTCAAAAAGCCTGAACAATACTCCTTCCAATCATCACTCTACTCCTCCTCCTCGTTCGTCTAAAGACAGACCCGCTTCTTCTAGACGTTCTGTCACTCCCAATTCTCGGACTCTTTCTaacaacagcaacaacaatGATGATGAAG ATTCTGGAAGGGTAAGGGTTGCTGTTAGACTTCGACCAAGAAATGCTGAGGATCTTGTCCTTGATGCTGATTTTGCTGATTGTGTGGAGCTGCAGCCTGAG CTGAAGCGATTGAAGTTGAGAAAAAACAACTGGAGTAGCGAGTCTTACAGATTTGATGAAGTATTTACTGAAACTGCCTCGCAAAGGCGTGTCTATGAAGTGGTAGCAAAACCTGTAGTTGAG AGTGTATTGGATGGATATAATGGAACAATCATGGCCTATGGTCAAACAGGTACTGGAAAAACTTACACAGTTGGTAGACTGGGTAAAGAAGATGCATCTGAACGTGGTATTATGGTTAGAGCTTTAGAAGACATTATTGCCGGTACATCCCTTTCTTCTGATGGCGTGGAAGTCTCTTATTTACAG TTATACATGGAATCCATACAAGATTTGTTTGCACCAGAAAAGATTAATATCCCAGTTTATGAAGACTCCAAGACTGGAGAAGTCTCGTTGCCTGGTGCAACAGTTGTTAAAGTTCGAGATCTTGATCATTTTTTAGAGCTCCTGCAAGTTGGTGAAGCAAATCGACATGCAGCCAACACAAAGCTCAATACAGAATCATCACGCAGCCATGCAATTCTAATG GTTTATGTTCGAAGATCTATCCAGGAAAATGTAAATGAAATTACTTCTCAACAGAAAGGTACAAGAACTGATTTACCAGGTAGTAACATACCTATAGTTCGAAAAAGCAAGTTGCTGATTGTAGATCTGGCCGGTTCCGAAAGAATAGACAAATCTG GCAGTGAAGGTGCCTTGCTTGAAGAGGCTAAGTTCATTAATCTTTCTCTTACATCCCTTGGCAAATGTATAAATGCATTGGCTGAGAACAGTCCACATATACCTACAAGGGATTCTAAATTGACAAGATTGCTTCGGGATTCTTTTGGAG GTTCCGCAAAGACTTCATTGATAGTAACAATTGGTCCGTCTGCACGTCATCATGCAGAGACCACAAGCACTATTATGTTTGGACAAAGG GCAATGAAAATAGTGAATATGGTAAAACTTAAGGAAGAGTATGATTATGAAAGTTTATGCCGGAAACTTGAGACTCAAGTAGACCAGCTTATTGCGGAAATTGAAAGGCAACAGAAGATTCAGGAAAATGACAAGAATGAGTTAGAAAAGCAGCTTAGAGGGTATTGCAATTCctttgatgaagaaaaaaaaaatctagtcaCTCAAGTAGAAGATCTTACTGCAGAAATTGAAAAGCAACAGAAGTTgagagaaaatgacaagtatGAGTTTGAAAAGCAACTCAGAGAGTATCAAGACTCTTATGATGAAGCAAGAAAACATCTAGCCTCAAGGTGTGAG TTACTGGAGAAGGAAAATGCTCAACTAGGATTGGGGATGAAGGACTTTTTAAGTGAATTAAACTGtcaaaaagataataataactTGATGTGTGATAAGGTTTCACAACTAGaaacaagtttgaaaaatagcaaG CAACACCAGCTTGAAAATTCTACATATCAGAAGGTACTGGTTGATACCACCCAGATGTATGAGAAGAAAATATCAGAATTAATGAAGCAGATAGACATTGAATGCATCCGCTCTGAAAGTGCCGAAGAACAACTCGACATAATGAAGAAACTGGTGAATGATCATGAGAAGACAATAAAGATGTATGAGACAAAAATAGCAGAACTAATCAAGCAGCTGGACATCGAGTGTACCTGCTCTGAAAGTGCTGAAGAACAACTCAGTGTAATGAAGAAGGGGATGAATGATCACCAAAGGTCAATGAAG CAATACGAGGTTGAGAATTCTATGTATCAGAAGGCACTTGCTGACACTACTCAGTTGTATGAGAAGAAAATAGCAGAGCTGAATAAGAAAGTAGAGGATGAGCATACCCGTCTTGAAGTGGTGCAAGAGGAGTTGGACCTGACAAAGAAGCTTCTGAATGATTATGAGAACTCAGTGCAG GAGCAGAACGAGATTAATGAACTTCGGGTGAAGTTACAGGAAATGTATCAGCTGCATGAATCTACTGTTAATGAACTTCAATCCTTGAAATCAGAATTTAAAAATCTACTTGACGAAAAG GAAAGAATGAGTGAAGAGATCCAAGGTGCTAGGCAAAGACTTTTAGTTGAAGAGAAGCAGAGGAAGGCTTTGGAATATGAGCTGGTCAAACCAAAGAAGACTGCACCAGAAAATGAAGATGACTTTGAG gaCAAGAAACCGTATGTGAAGGATTACGTCGGTAAAGGATCCCCAGGAGCTGTTACTTCGATGGGCTTACGCAGGTCAAATCAATCAAGAGATGTGCAATCTGGTCAGAGGGCCACAATTGCCAAGATATGTGATGAAG TTGGGCTTCCAAAGATAGTACAGTTGTTAACATCTGAGGATCCAGACGTGCAAATCCATGCTGTGAAAGTGGTTGCCAATCTTGCTGCTGAAG ATATTAATCAAGAGAAAATAGTGGAGGAAGGTGGTTTGGATGCTTTACTTTCGCTGTTACAATCATCCCAAAATCCAACTATTCTTAGAGTGGCTTCTGGTGCGATTGCCAATTTGGCAATGAATG AGATGAATCAAGGCCTAATAATGAGCAGAGGAGGTGCTCGGCTACTAGCAAAGACAGCAGCCAGAACTGATGATCCACAAACTCTTAGAATGGTAGCTGGTGCACTTGGTAATCTTTGCGGAAATG AAAAATTGCACGTGATGCTTAAAGAAGATGGCGCCATCAAAACACTTTTGGAAATGGTAAAATCTGGGAATGGTGATGTCATTGCACAGATTGCTAGAGGATTGGCTAACTTTGCAAAATGTGAATCACGAGGAATCTTTCATG GATACAGAAAGGGGCGTTCACTTCTAATGGATGAGGGTGCTCTCCAGTGGTTGATTTCCAGTTGTACTATCAGCTCAGCTTCAACCCGGCGCCATGTTGAGCTTGCCCTTTGTCATTTAGCACAAAACG AGGACAATACTAGAGACTTCATAACCAGTGGTGGGGCGAAAGAACTTGTACGAATATCGGTTGAATCAAGTAGGGAAGATATCTGCAACCTAGCGAAGAAGACACTTAAGTTGAATCCAAAATTGCAAGCCGACTGA
- the LOC123227649 gene encoding kinesin-like protein KIN-UC isoform X4 — translation MATVRASQRPSASEKPLHNHIPSHSLSKSLNNTPSNHHSTPPPRSSKDRPASSRRSVTPNSRTLSNNSNNNDDEDSGRVRVAVRLRPRNAEDLVLDADFADCVELQPELKRLKLRKNNWSSESYRFDEVFTETASQRRVYEVVAKPVVESVLDGYNGTIMAYGQTGTGKTYTVGRLGKEDASERGIMVRALEDIIAGTSLSSDGVEVSYLQLYMESIQDLFAPEKINIPVYEDSKTGEVSLPGATVVKVRDLDHFLELLQVGEANRHAANTKLNTESSRSHAILMVYVRRSIQENVNEITSQQKGTRTDLPGSNIPIVRKSKLLIVDLAGSERIDKSGSAKTSLIVTIGPSARHHAETTSTIMFGQRAMKIVNMVKLKEEYDYESLCRKLETQVDQLIAEIERQQKIQENDKNELEKQLRGYCNSFDEEKKNLVTQVEDLTAEIEKQQKLRENDKYEFEKQLREYQDSYDEARKHLASRCELLEKENAQLGLGMKDFLSELNCQKDNNNLMCDKVSQLETSLKNSKQHQLENSTYQKVLVDTTQMYEKKISELMKQIDIECIRSESAEEQLDIMKKLVNDHEKTIKMYETKIAELIKQLDIECTCSESAEEQLSVMKKGMNDHQRSMKQYEVENSMYQKALADTTQLYEKKIAELNKKVEDEHTRLEVVQEELDLTKKLLNDYENSVQEQNEINELRVKLQEMYQLHESTVNELQSLKSEFKNLLDEKERMSEEIQGARQRLLVEEKQRKALEYELVKPKKTAPENEDDFEDKKPYVKDYVGKGSPGAVTSMGLRRSNQSRDVQSGQRATIAKICDEVGLPKIVQLLTSEDPDVQIHAVKVVANLAAEDINQEKIVEEGGLDALLSLLQSSQNPTILRVASGAIANLAMNEMNQGLIMSRGGARLLAKTAARTDDPQTLRMVAGALGNLCGNEKLHVMLKEDGAIKTLLEMVKSGNGDVIAQIARGLANFAKCESRGIFHGYRKGRSLLMDEGALQWLISSCTISSASTRRHVELALCHLAQNEDNTRDFITSGGAKELVRISVESSREDICNLAKKTLKLNPKLQAD, via the exons ATGGCTACGGTGAGAGCATCTCAGAGACCTTCGGCTTCGGAAAAACCTCTACATAATCACATTCCTTCGCATTCTTTGTCAAAAAGCCTGAACAATACTCCTTCCAATCATCACTCTACTCCTCCTCCTCGTTCGTCTAAAGACAGACCCGCTTCTTCTAGACGTTCTGTCACTCCCAATTCTCGGACTCTTTCTaacaacagcaacaacaatGATGATGAAG ATTCTGGAAGGGTAAGGGTTGCTGTTAGACTTCGACCAAGAAATGCTGAGGATCTTGTCCTTGATGCTGATTTTGCTGATTGTGTGGAGCTGCAGCCTGAG CTGAAGCGATTGAAGTTGAGAAAAAACAACTGGAGTAGCGAGTCTTACAGATTTGATGAAGTATTTACTGAAACTGCCTCGCAAAGGCGTGTCTATGAAGTGGTAGCAAAACCTGTAGTTGAG AGTGTATTGGATGGATATAATGGAACAATCATGGCCTATGGTCAAACAGGTACTGGAAAAACTTACACAGTTGGTAGACTGGGTAAAGAAGATGCATCTGAACGTGGTATTATGGTTAGAGCTTTAGAAGACATTATTGCCGGTACATCCCTTTCTTCTGATGGCGTGGAAGTCTCTTATTTACAG TTATACATGGAATCCATACAAGATTTGTTTGCACCAGAAAAGATTAATATCCCAGTTTATGAAGACTCCAAGACTGGAGAAGTCTCGTTGCCTGGTGCAACAGTTGTTAAAGTTCGAGATCTTGATCATTTTTTAGAGCTCCTGCAAGTTGGTGAAGCAAATCGACATGCAGCCAACACAAAGCTCAATACAGAATCATCACGCAGCCATGCAATTCTAATG GTTTATGTTCGAAGATCTATCCAGGAAAATGTAAATGAAATTACTTCTCAACAGAAAGGTACAAGAACTGATTTACCAGGTAGTAACATACCTATAGTTCGAAAAAGCAAGTTGCTGATTGTAGATCTGGCCGGTTCCGAAAGAATAGACAAATCTG GTTCCGCAAAGACTTCATTGATAGTAACAATTGGTCCGTCTGCACGTCATCATGCAGAGACCACAAGCACTATTATGTTTGGACAAAGG GCAATGAAAATAGTGAATATGGTAAAACTTAAGGAAGAGTATGATTATGAAAGTTTATGCCGGAAACTTGAGACTCAAGTAGACCAGCTTATTGCGGAAATTGAAAGGCAACAGAAGATTCAGGAAAATGACAAGAATGAGTTAGAAAAGCAGCTTAGAGGGTATTGCAATTCctttgatgaagaaaaaaaaaatctagtcaCTCAAGTAGAAGATCTTACTGCAGAAATTGAAAAGCAACAGAAGTTgagagaaaatgacaagtatGAGTTTGAAAAGCAACTCAGAGAGTATCAAGACTCTTATGATGAAGCAAGAAAACATCTAGCCTCAAGGTGTGAG TTACTGGAGAAGGAAAATGCTCAACTAGGATTGGGGATGAAGGACTTTTTAAGTGAATTAAACTGtcaaaaagataataataactTGATGTGTGATAAGGTTTCACAACTAGaaacaagtttgaaaaatagcaaG CAACACCAGCTTGAAAATTCTACATATCAGAAGGTACTGGTTGATACCACCCAGATGTATGAGAAGAAAATATCAGAATTAATGAAGCAGATAGACATTGAATGCATCCGCTCTGAAAGTGCCGAAGAACAACTCGACATAATGAAGAAACTGGTGAATGATCATGAGAAGACAATAAAGATGTATGAGACAAAAATAGCAGAACTAATCAAGCAGCTGGACATCGAGTGTACCTGCTCTGAAAGTGCTGAAGAACAACTCAGTGTAATGAAGAAGGGGATGAATGATCACCAAAGGTCAATGAAG CAATACGAGGTTGAGAATTCTATGTATCAGAAGGCACTTGCTGACACTACTCAGTTGTATGAGAAGAAAATAGCAGAGCTGAATAAGAAAGTAGAGGATGAGCATACCCGTCTTGAAGTGGTGCAAGAGGAGTTGGACCTGACAAAGAAGCTTCTGAATGATTATGAGAACTCAGTGCAG GAGCAGAACGAGATTAATGAACTTCGGGTGAAGTTACAGGAAATGTATCAGCTGCATGAATCTACTGTTAATGAACTTCAATCCTTGAAATCAGAATTTAAAAATCTACTTGACGAAAAG GAAAGAATGAGTGAAGAGATCCAAGGTGCTAGGCAAAGACTTTTAGTTGAAGAGAAGCAGAGGAAGGCTTTGGAATATGAGCTGGTCAAACCAAAGAAGACTGCACCAGAAAATGAAGATGACTTTGAG gaCAAGAAACCGTATGTGAAGGATTACGTCGGTAAAGGATCCCCAGGAGCTGTTACTTCGATGGGCTTACGCAGGTCAAATCAATCAAGAGATGTGCAATCTGGTCAGAGGGCCACAATTGCCAAGATATGTGATGAAG TTGGGCTTCCAAAGATAGTACAGTTGTTAACATCTGAGGATCCAGACGTGCAAATCCATGCTGTGAAAGTGGTTGCCAATCTTGCTGCTGAAG ATATTAATCAAGAGAAAATAGTGGAGGAAGGTGGTTTGGATGCTTTACTTTCGCTGTTACAATCATCCCAAAATCCAACTATTCTTAGAGTGGCTTCTGGTGCGATTGCCAATTTGGCAATGAATG AGATGAATCAAGGCCTAATAATGAGCAGAGGAGGTGCTCGGCTACTAGCAAAGACAGCAGCCAGAACTGATGATCCACAAACTCTTAGAATGGTAGCTGGTGCACTTGGTAATCTTTGCGGAAATG AAAAATTGCACGTGATGCTTAAAGAAGATGGCGCCATCAAAACACTTTTGGAAATGGTAAAATCTGGGAATGGTGATGTCATTGCACAGATTGCTAGAGGATTGGCTAACTTTGCAAAATGTGAATCACGAGGAATCTTTCATG GATACAGAAAGGGGCGTTCACTTCTAATGGATGAGGGTGCTCTCCAGTGGTTGATTTCCAGTTGTACTATCAGCTCAGCTTCAACCCGGCGCCATGTTGAGCTTGCCCTTTGTCATTTAGCACAAAACG AGGACAATACTAGAGACTTCATAACCAGTGGTGGGGCGAAAGAACTTGTACGAATATCGGTTGAATCAAGTAGGGAAGATATCTGCAACCTAGCGAAGAAGACACTTAAGTTGAATCCAAAATTGCAAGCCGACTGA